Genomic window (Gelria sp. Kuro-4):
CCTCCACAAGAACAATATCGTGGTTTTCATAGGCGAAGAGGGTTAAGCTTTTAACGAAGAAGTACTTTTCGTTGCGGACCTTGAAACGGGCCACCAGGTCGAGACGCCTGCCGGCCACCTCCTCATCCCAGGCGAGGTCGTAGTAGCGGCTCAGGCGCTTCGCCAGGACGTCGATATATTCAGCGCGCGGGGTCGGCAACTCCACTCACCCCTCCGTAATTAACGTAACAAAAAAGGCCCTCCCTAAGCCAGGGGATGGCCCTTACCGGGTCCAATTTTTCTCTGAACGGGACGAATTGTAGGATGAAAGGTTCTCTACAAAGTCAGTCCCAATTTTTCCCGGAGGGTTTGCGCCAGGCGGCGGCTCACCGGGATCTCCGTACGCTCGCAGTCGGCCATGACGAGGAGGTACGTTCCATGAAACCAGGGGATGAGTTCGGCGATGCGATCCAGGTTCACCACGTACCCCTTGTGCACGCGCAGGAAGCGGTAACCCAGCCGCTCCTGCAGCTCACCCAGGGTGGTGCGGACCGGAAACTCTTCGGCCGCCGTCTTGACGTAGGTGCCGCCCTCCCGACAGGCGGCGAAAACGACATCGCGCGCGGGAAGAAGAACAATGCGCCCGTTCTTTTCCACCGGGATCCTGAGCGGCGCGCGCTCCTGCCGTACCTGCTCCAAAAGCTGCCTCAAGCCGGCCGCCAGGACCTGGCTTTCCGCCCCGCGCCGCCGCTCCATCAGGCGCTCTGCGGTCTGCGCCACTCTTTCTGCCTGGAAGGGCTTAAGGAGGTAGTCCACGGCGCTCACCTCGAAAGCCTTGAGGGCATAAGCATCGTAAGCGGTGGCGAAGACAAAAAGCGGCGGCGGCGCGATCTCCGCCAGCACCCGCTCGGCCACGGCAAAGCCGTCCAGCCCTGGCATCTGGACATCGAGGAAGAGCGCATCTGGGCCGAGCTTGTGGGCCAGCTCCAAGGCCGCCTCGCCGCTGGCCGCCTCCCCCACCACTTCCACCCGCTCGGTCTCTTCCAGAAGGAAACGCAGCTCGCGCCGGGCCGGCTCTTCGTCGTCGGCCAGAAGGGCGGTGATTTTAACTGGCTGAGAGGTACGCACGCTTCATGCCCTCCTCCGGCAGAGAGAAACTGACGACCGTTCCCGCACCGGGGGCCGACTCGATCCTCAGGCCCTGCTCCAGCCCGTAGATGCTCTTCAGGCGTTCCTCGACGTTGCAGAGCCCGATACCCCCGCTCGCCGGGCAGCCCTTGAGCACGGCGGCCAGGGTTTCGGGCGCCATGCCCACACCCGTATCCGCCACGGTAAGTTCAACCCCATGGTCCCGGCGCTCGGCCCGGATGCACACCGTACCGCCGCCGGCGAGCGGTGCAATCCCGTGCTTGACGGCGTTTTCCACCAGTGGCTCCAGCGTGAGCCGCGGGAGTTTAATGGCTTTCAGGTCGGGAGAGATTTCTTCCACCAGCCTGAGCCGGTCGCCGAAGCGGGCCTGTTCCAGGGCCAGGTAGGCGTGCACGTGGGCGAGTTCCTCCTCCAGGGTGCAGAAATCCCCGGCCCGTTCCAGGTTGCGGCGGAAGTAAGCCGCCAGGTCGAGGAGCAGGCGGCGGGCCGTGTTGGGCTCGGTGCGGCAGTACGAGACAATGGTATTGATGGCGTTGAAAAGAAAGTGCGGGTTAATCTGCGCCTGCAGCGCCGTAAGCTCCGCCCGAGCCGCCAGCTCCGCCCGGCGCGAGGCCTCGGCCAGTTCGAGCTGGGTGGAAAAGAGCTGCGAGAGACCGGACGCTACCTCCATGTCTACCGGCGTGATGCCTTCTGGACGAGCGCGATAAAGTTTGAGCGCCCCCACAATACGGTTTCGGCAGTAAAGGGGGACGATCACCCCCGAGCCCAGCGGGCAGTCGGGACGATTGCAGCCGATCTCCTCCCTCGTCTGCGCCACCTGCAGGCAGCCCTCTTCCAGCACCCGCGCGGTGGCCCGCGTAAGGAAGGGGTGTCCAGGCAGGTGGTGATCCGCTCCCAGGCCCACGTGGGCGAGCACCACTTCCCGGTCGGTGAGGGCAACGGCATCCACCCCGGTGAGCTCCAGGATGATGCGGGCCGTGTACATGGCCGAGCACTGCATCAGTCCGTGCCTAAGGTGCGGCAGGGAAAGCCGCGCTATCTCCAGCACCTTCTGCGTCTGGGCGGCGCCGGCCCGGTCCACCTCAGCCTGCAGGCTACGCAGCATGGTGATGAAGATGGCCACGCCGGCTCCATTCACCAAGGTCATCGGTACGCCGATCACCTTCACCAGCTCCAGGCTGGCGGTAAAGGGCCGCGCCACCATAAGGAGGATGGCCATCTGCATGAGCTCCGCCGCCAGTCCCGTGGCAAGCCCCACCTCCCAGTCCACCTTGTGCACCCGGGTTGCCACCAGGCCGCCCAGGAGCCCTTCCAGGGTGGTGGAAAGCCCACAGGCAAAGCCGGTGAATCCTCCCAGCCACCAGCGGTGCAGCCCAGCGATGGCCCCGGCGCCCAGTCCGACCCAGGGTCCGCCGAGGAGCCCCGCCACCACGGCACCTACAGCGCGGGAGTTGGCGATGGCCCCCTGCACCTCGATTCCGAAGTAGGTACCGAGGAGGGTGAAGAGTCCGAATCCCAGGGTGATGATAACTTTATCGCGGCCGCTCGCCATCTGGCCGAGGACCCGCTTAAAGACGGGAATGCGGCTGAAGAGGAAGGCGCTCGTAGAGATGACGCACATGCGGACGGCGAGCTCGAGCAACAGGGAAAGCAAACCAACCACCCCCTGCTTCCAGGCGCTGAACAACTGCGCCGCGGCTCCTCACCAGCTGAAAATCCCGGCTCCGTCGACCTCCAGGTGCCGGAAGGGTCCCCAGCCCGCGAGGCTGAGCCGCAGTCTCCCGTCCCGGAGAAGCGACGGGCTGACAAAGATGCGCACCCCGTCCACAACGAACGGCACATACTTTTCCCCGGTGCGCGGTTCACCCAGTCGTACGGCTGGGAGCGGCACCGAGATTCACGTTCCCGCCGGTTTCCGGCGGAAGACGGTCACCGCACCCCCATGGGCCAGGATGAACGTGCGCGCCCTGGCGTCGCATACAGGAACGTTCTCCATACCAGTTCCCTGCCTTAAGCACCGGATATGGGGAGCACCAGGCACGCCATCAAACGTTAAAGCGGAAGTTCATAATATCCCCGTCCGCGACCACGTAGTCCTTACCTTCCAGGCGCAGCAGGCCCTTTTCCTTCAGGCGCGCAAAGCTCTTCTCCCGCTCCATGTCTTCATAGGACACCACCTCGGCACGGATGAAGCCGCGCTCCAGGTCGGAGTGGATCTTCCCCGCGGCCTGCTTGGCCGTGGTACCGCGGCGGATGGTCCAGGCCTTCACTTCATCGCTGCCTACGGTGAAGTAAGAGATCAGGTCCAGGTGGGCATAGGCCGCGCGCGCCAGGCGCGCCACCCCCGGCTCGCTCACCCCTAGGTCGGCCAAAAAGGCGGCGCGCTCGGCAGCCGGCAGTTCCTCGATCTCCTCCTCCAGCTCGGCGCAGACGACGAGGAGCGGCAGGTTACGCTCGGCGGCATACGCGGCAAGCTCCGCCTGGCCCGGCGCCTGCCCGCTCCTTAAGCCTTCTTCATCGGTATTAAGCACAATAAGAAAGGGCTTATCGGTAAACAGGCCGTAGTTTCTAAGCGGCAGACGTTCCTCCGGCGCAAGCCCCAGGCTCACCACGGGCTGTTCCGCTTCCAGCGCCTCTTGGGCGCGGCGCAGCACCTCTTCCTCGCCCGGGAGGACACCGCCCGCCTTTTTCCCTTTGGCCAGGCGCTCCAGGCGCTTTTCCACCACGGCCAGGTCGGTGAGGATGAGTTCGGCCATGAGCTTGCTGAGGTCTCGGAGCGCCGCCGGTTCTTCGCCGATGCCGACCGCCGGGTTGGTGAAACCCCGCAGCACCACCACCAGCGCATCGGCGTCGCGCAGCGGGTCCGCCAGCGCAGCTGCACCCCCATCCCGGGTGAGTCCCGGAATGTCCAGCACCTCTATCTGGGCGTAGGTGGTTTTCCGGGGCTGAAAGAGCCGGCTTAAGAAGTCAACCCGGGCATCCGGCACCCGCGCGACCCCCACGTGACTCTCCCGTGCGCGGGCAAAGGCCGAAGTAGCCGCTCCGGCACCGGTAAGCAGGTTGAAGAAAGCGGTCTTGCCGGAAAGCGGCAGCCCTAAGAGACCGATTTTCATGCTGTTCCTCCTACTGCTTCACTTTTCCCTTAAATTATACCACAGCGAGCTGCGCCTGCCGACCCTGCGAAAGAGGAAGCCGCCCCGCCGCGTCGAATACCGCTGTAAGACGCCGGGCGCCACGAAGTGCGCCCCCGCCTCGCCTGCACGCCTTTCCCCGTAGGGGCCGGTTTAGCGGACGCCGGTCCCGCACCCGCCGCATGCCGGCGCTGTTTACTCTTACGCTGAGGAGGTTTTGAACATGCAGGTCATCGCCTACCCCCCTTTTGACGCCCTCCTGGGCGCGCGGGAGATCACCCTCCCGCTTCAGGACATTACCCTCTGGGAACTCCTTCAGGCCCTGGCCCGGGAGCACCCGGATTTCGCGCGGGAACTGCCGCGCGAAGCCGGCGATGAAGCCCTGCGCAGCCGGCTTCTCCCGCTCGGCGCCGGGCATGTTTATTCCGTGCGCGATGTGCTCCCCGCCGGCGGCACCGTCAAGCTCTTTCCCCCGGTCGCGGGCGGCTAGGTTAAGAGCGGCGTTCCAGAAAATACCAGGGCACCAGCGTGTCCGCCGGCAGGCCCTGGCCGTGCAGGTAAGCGCTGGCGTGTTCCTTCTCCTGGTGACCCTGCAGGTAGCCGTGATCGCCGAAGATGACGAGGCCCGCTCGCTCCGGCAGCGCTGCGAGGAAGGGGTAGAGCTCGCGCTCAGCCGCCACACCGATTTCGGCCAGGAAGGTAAGATAGGGCGACGGCGAAGAGTGAACCTTTTCATCGATGAAGTTGAAGCGCAGGAGCTCGGGCGCCGGCCACGCCCGGGTGCTCCTTAAATACGGCAGGTCCGGAAGCGCCACCTCGGTCGCGAGCGTTATCCGCCCGCTGAAGCCGGCGGCGCGCAGGAAGCCGAGCTGCACCTCCGTAACCGGCGGCGGATAGGCCCAGAGCACGCCCTGGGCGCCCAGGCGCCAGCCGCCCCGGGCCTGGAGCTCCGCCGTAAGGAGCTCGCCTAGATCCAGGCGCAGGCCGTCGAGAAAGACCAGGTAAAGCCCGGCCGGGTGTGCCGCCGGCTGAAACTCCGGCCGCGCCAGGAGCCCATCCAGGGTGAGCGGCCGGCCGGCCCTTCCCTGGACAGGCGCCTCCGGCCGCCAGTGGGCCGCCGTAAAGGCTTGGAAGGACTGCGCGTACAGGCGCCCGACCTGGGCAGCGCGCTCAGCGTAGGCGGCGAACGGAAAGGCCGCATCAAGACCTGCCGCCTTAAGATAGGCTTCGGCTTGGGCGAGATAAAGCTCCAGCCGCACCAGTTCCGGCGCCTGCTCCTCCCACCCGGCGAAATCCGCCGGCGGCGGCCCGCCCGCGAGGGCCGCGAGCGCCCGTATGAGCTTGGCCACAGCGCGGCAACCCGCCCGCGCCGCTTCCGCCCCGGTGCGGGGCGCCACCGCCGCGGTAAGGCCCGGGTCAGCGCCCAAAACCTCAAGCGCCGCCTCCAGCTCCTCGGGTGCAGCAGCCGTGAGCCGGTTGAGGCAGAGGCGCGCCTGGGCCACCACCGCTGCCGCCGCCTTCTCCGCTCGAAGGCCTTTAAGGAGCGCAGACAGGTCCTCGTGGCCGCCGGGCAAGACCGCGGGCTCCTCTTCCGCTGCCAGCGGCAGCGCCGCTTTTTCCCGGCCGCCCTCCAGGCGGACGTAGCAACCCTCAGCCAGGTCGCCGGGGCCGCGCAGCCATTCCTGGAAAATCGCCTCCAGACGTTCCGGCGTAAAGCTCCGGCCCACCAGGTTCTCGTACAGCTCGTCCAGGTTGCGCCGCACCACCAGGGCCCGCCGCGCCAGCGCCTGCTTCAGGAGGGCCAGGGCATTCCGGTTCAGGAGTTCACCGAGGCGCGCCGGCAGGTCGGCGTCTTCGGCCGCCAGCGCCAAAAGCTCCTTGAGGGGCGCCGCCTCTTTCCCCCGGCCCACCTCCACCAGCGCTGCAGCCAGGCCCTCGATCTCCGCCTTCACCGGCGGTGCCTGGAGAGCTTGGACGTACTCGCGCACGCCCTGCTCGATAGTTTGAGCCAGTTCGCTCACCGGCGGCAGGCTCACCTCTTGTCCCAAGATAAAACCGCAGCGGCAAACAGGAAAGGCCACCAGGTCTCCGCCGCCGCGCGGGCAGGACAGGTTGAGAATCCGGGCAAGTTCCCGGTCCACCTTGATCTTGTCATTGGCGGCGGCGCCGGCCTCGAGCGTCGCCAAGGCGCTGAGCGCCCGGTACGCCTGGCTCTCCCGGAGGGCGGCATAGGGTTCAAACCGGGCCGGCCCCACCTCCCGGTTGTGCGCGGCGACATACGCGCGCCGGTACTCTTCTTGAAAGCTGTTAAAACCGGTGTCGAGCCGCTCGCGGTACTCGGGTTCCAGAATCACCGCCTCGTCGGCGAGCATGGTGAGGAGGGCGGCGCGCCGCCAGGCCAAATCAGCGTCCGGCAACGCGGTCAGGGCAGGGTCGGTAAGGTAGCGGTGAATGAAGATAAAGCGCTCGGCGTATTTGTCCAGAAAGGCCGCCAGCTCGTTAAGGCGCTCCAGGTAACGCTCCAGGTAGGGTTCGCTCCGGCAGGCGGCGAGAAAGCGTTCCAACCCTTCCCGGCTCCCGTAGGAGGTCTTGATCTCGCCGGCCAGGGCCTCTAGGCGGCTGAGCTCGCCTTCGCTGCGGTCAAAGGAAAACGCCGCCAGGGCCGGGGCGTCCCGAAGTTCCGCCAGGCGGGCCCGCACGGCCTGAATCTTGCCCAGGAGCTCCCCCTTCCACTGGCCGAGAAACCCCCAGGCCTCTTGCTGGAGGGCCGCCGTGAAGCTGCTGCGCTTCAGGCGCGCCGGCAGAAAAGCCAGGCTGAGGAGCTCTTTTTGCTGCTCCGGGGCCAGCACCCGGCCGCGCCCCAGGGCCTCGATTTTGCTGAAGGTGTAAGGCGTGAGCTGGCTCGTCGCCAGGCGCCGCCCCTCCCGCCAGGCCTCCAGGTTACCGCTGGCGATGAGGGCCAGGATGAGGAGTTGGAAGGATTCGCGCGCCAGCCCAAACGGGCCGTGCCGCAAGAGGGTGTACACCTCTTCCAGGGGCCGCGGCCCCTCGGCCACCGCCGCGAGCACCGTGCGTACCAGCTCGCTGCGGCCCGGGTCGATGGCAAGGTAGAAGGCGTGGCCCTGCTTTTTCACCAGGCCCATGGGCAGGAGGGTGCCCTCGATGGCCGCGCTCAGGCGCCCGGCCCGGCCTTCGCCCTTGTATTCCCCAGGCAGGAGGAATTCTTCCCAGAGCGCCTGCACCAGCCCGGGCGGCAGGGCGGCCAGGACCGGCGCCACCTCCGGGTGGCGGGGGTAGCGGCGGCCCAGCACGGAAGCGGCAAGTTTTTCCAGCAGGGTGGGAAACGGCAGGTAGCCGAGCTCTTCCGGGGCGAGGGGTTCTGCCTCCGGCAGGGCATACACGCGGCCCTTGAAGTACGCCTGCCGATAGATCTCGGCCACCTTGAGCCGGTAATCCGGGAGCACGCCTTCCAGGTAGGGCAAGGCCCGCTGGGCGTTCGCCGTCTCGCCCTCCCGGCACTCGGCCGCCAGGAGGTCGTAGGCCAGGGCCTCCCGCAGGGTCTCTGCGCCCGCCGGCTCCGCCGGCAGCCAGAAAAGAAAACCCGGGACGCCGGTTTCCGCCACCGCCGGAAGGAGCACCTCCGTCAGGTGCTTTGCCTGCCGCGCGACGGCAAAGGCCTCGCCGATGACGAGGACGAAATCCAGCTCGCTCTTCGTGAGCTCGGCCGCCAGCTCTTGGATCCACCCGGCGCTCAGTTCGTCCAGCGCCGTCAGGACCACCCGCCCGCTGCGGGCGGTGTGTTGCCAGTTCACCGTGCGGGTGGTTGTAAGTTCCTCGAGCCAGCCTTTGAGCGGCAGGAAGGATTCATCCACCCAGGTGCCGAGGCGGGTGAAGACGCGGCGATCCTCCGAAAGGAGGCCGTCGCGGATGTAAGCCAGGCGCCGGCGGACAAAGAGCGAGATGTCGGCCTCGAGGTCGATGCGGTACTCTGGATTCGCCGCCTCCGGCCCTTCGGAACGGGCGAGGTAGGGCCCTTCGCGGTACATGCGGTCGAGGAGGCCCGTTACATACTCCTGGTTCACGGCCGGGTCGAGGTCCGTGAGGGTGTAGAGGGTAAGTTCCAGCAGCCGGCGCGGTGTAAGGTGCGCCGGGAGCGGTGACAGGGCCGCGAGGGCGAGAATCTTGACCAGCCGTACGGCCAGTTCCCGTTCCTCCGGATCGGCGAAGGGGCTGTCCACCTCCCAGGCCCGCACCACCACCTCGCTGTAGGGGTTGGTCTCCGGCAGCTCGCGGATGCGGGTGCGGAAGTGATCGAAGATGAGGTCCGGGGTAAGCAACCGGTCCGCCCGGCCGGCCAGCAGCCCCGGGATCTTGCGCGCGGGGTCGCCGGCCAGCTGGTAGTGGATGAAGTCCACCACGCCGCGGTGCTGCGAGAAGAGCTGCTTTAAGTCCTCCAGGAAGCGCACGGTCAGGGGGTGAACGGGGTAGAGGGCGGCCAGCTCCTCCCGGCTGAAGGGGAGTTCACCCAGCGCGCCCTTAAGGCGCTGATAAAGGGAGGCAATGTAGGGCGCGGCGCCCGGCTGCTGCCGGATGAGGCGGCGGCTGATGAGCTCCTTGACGTGCCGGCCGGTGAGGCGCAGGCGTACCGGATAACGGTCTTTGATCTTGGCGAAGGCTTCCGGCGCGACGGCGCCAGTCTCCTCCAGGCGCTCCTGGAGGCTGGCCACTATCCAGGCCGGCAGGTCCGCGGCCGCCTCGCCCAGGTACTGAAGAAAGCGGATGTCCTCGTTGAAGCTACGCCCGTCGGGTTTGGCGCGCAGGAACTCGGAAAGCTCATCGATGAGAAGTACCAGGCCCGCCAGGTTCTGCTCCCGCATTACCTCCTTGAGCTCTGCGAACACCTCTTTTCGGCTCCCGGCGCCGCCTTCCGCAGGAAGCCCGGTGACCGGGGTTTGTTCTCCCGGCGCCCGTAAGGCCGCAGCGATGGCCGTAAGGACGATGTCTTCCAGGTACTCGCGGCTCCCGTGCTCCACCAGCGACACCGGCACCGTGAGGAAACGGCGGCCGGCGAGCGGCGCGACGATTTCCCCCAGCCGGCCGGGAACGCTGGCCCGGGACTGCAGCAGCAGCGCCAGGAGGCTTAAAAGATGCGACTTCCCGGTGCCGAAGGAACCCTGCAGGAAGTAGCCGCGCCCGCGCCCCTGCGCCAGGTCGCGCGCGATGGTGCTGAGGGCGAACTCGGCGTCTTCGGTGAGAACAAAGCTCGCCACGAGTTCGCGCGCCTGCTCGGCATCCCGGGCATCGCGCAGCTGGATGACGGTTTTCACTGGCGGCACGGCGATAAGTTCGCCCAGGGTGGGAGTGCTCACTTTTTGTTCTCACCTCCTGCGGCCTTTTCCAGACGCCGGACGGCGCCCCAGATGGCCCGGCAGTGGGGGTAGCGCTCCACCAGCTCGGTAAAAAACGCCGCCCCTTCGGCAGCACGCCCGGCGGCCGCAAAGGCCTTGACCAGGGTGCTGCGCACCACCTGGTCCTCCGGCCGGCGCTCGGCGGCCGCCTTCAGGAGCGGCAGCGCCTCATCGTACCGGGCCAGGCGATGGAGGATAAAACCAAGCTGCTCGGCGTAAAAGTTGTTTTCCGGGGCCAGGGCATGGGCAGCTTCGTACTCGGCGGCCGCTTCCGCAAACCGCTGGTGGCGCTTTAGCTCCTGGGCGCGCCAGGCGTGCACCTCCGCCGCAGCGCGGCCGTGTACCGCCTTGAGCAGCCTTCCGGTCTCCGCCAGCGCATCGGCCCCGGCCAGGCGGGCCTTGAGCTCCAGGTAGCGGCGGCGGTTGAAGGCGTTCTGCGGGTCAAGCCGCACAGCTTCCTGATAGGCCGCTGCCGCGTCTTCCAGGTTGCCGGCCATTTCCTCGGCCCGCCCGAGCAGGGCGTAAAGCGTCGCGTTCCCTTTGTCTTTTTCCAGCTCGGCGCGGCAGAGCTCCCGCGCCGCCTCCGGGCGGCCCAGCTTAAGGAGCAGGTTCACCCGGCGCCGCAGAAGGTACGGGGTGGGCCGCATCTGCCAGGCGAGGGCGAAGAGCCGCTCCGCCTCCTCCAGCTCCCCCGTGAGCTCTTTCGCTTCGGCCTGCGCCATAAGCGCCGGGCCATAGGCGGGGTGAGCCGTAAGCACTTCGTCCAGGAGCGCGGCCGCCTCGGCCAGGCGGTGGGTCTTGAGGTACAGCCGGGCCAGGGTCACCGTAAGGTAAGGGTTTTCTGGGTAGAGGGCCAGCTTCTCCGCGAGCAGCGTGCAGGCCTCGGCCGCGCGCCCGGCCCGGGCCAGGTCCTGGGCCTGGCGCACGGCTTCACCCACGGCAGCAAAGGCATCTTCAGCCATGGCGCGGTTCTCCTTTGACAGCTTCTGGGCCAGTATTCTTCCTCCGCGCGGGTAATTCCTGCCGCCGGCGGGCGCAAAAAAGCGCCGCCCGCAGCGATGCGGGCAGCGCCGGTGTTGCGCCGACCAGCTTCTAGTTGCGGTGGGCCGCCAAGAGCGCCTGGTTTACGCCGAGGAAACCGGCCAGGATGGTCTCGACGGCTTCTTCCTCGCTGAGGCCCAGCGTCATGAGCTTCAAGAGCTGCTCGCCGGCGATGCGCCCGATAGCCGCCTCGTGGGTGAGCTCCGCCTCCGGCGAGGCGGCGTGGAGCTCCGGCAGGGAGGAAATCTCGGCCTGGTCCATGATGAGCGAGTCGCAGGCCACGTGCCCGCGCGCCCGGGCCCGGCCGGTGAGGCGGGCGCGGAACACCTGGCGGGAGCTCCCCTGGGCCACGGAGCGGGCCAGCACCTCGGCGCTGCCGCCGCAGCCGGTAAGCTCTACCGCGATCGAGGAATCGGCATGTTGGCGGCCGTCCGTGAGCACGCTCTCGCGGATGACCAGGTGGGCGCGGGGGCCTACGGCGGCCTCCGTCTCCCGCACGGTGCCATCCACCCCGCGGATCTGCACCAGCTCCAGCTCCGCCTGTGCCCCGGCCTCCAGGGTAACGACGGTCTTGGGGTTGAGGATGCGTTCCCCCGTTCCCGGGCCCTCGCCGTAGTGGCGTTCCACGTAGCGCATGCGCGCGCCGCGGTGCAGGATAAACTCGTGGATGCCGTCGTGCCGGCTCTTTTCCTGGCCCGGGTTGTGGATCCCGCAGCCGGCCACCACGAGCACGTCGGCGTCCGCGCCGATGTCGAAGGTGTTGTACACCACGTCCGTGAGTCCGGAAGCGGTTAAAAGGACGGGGATGTGGACGGACTTTCCTTTGGTGCCGGGGGCAACGAAGATGTTGATCCCCGGCCTATCCTTCTTGCTCTCGATTTGGATCTCGGCCGTGGACGTCCGGCCTACAAGCTCGCCGTTGCGCCGGATGTTGTAGGCTCCGCTCGGCACACCGTGCAGCTCGGCGATGGTGGCCAGAAGCTCCTTATCGGTAGCAGTCAGCCGCACCGGCCTCACCTCCACACTCCGCCTGCCAGCGGCAGGCCAGGTCCTTAGCCAGGTGCGGCCAGACCGCGTCAGGCGCCCCCTGCTCCACCAGCCGCCCTTTTTCCAAAAGGAGTATCACGTCGGCCTGTCGCAGGAACTTCTCGCTGTGCGTGATCACCAGGGAGCTTGCTCCCGCGCTGCGCCGGGCACTGTCCGCCACCAGGTTCAGGAGGCGTTCTTGGGCCCAGAGGTCCACCCCGGCCTCCGGCTCGTCGAAGACGGCCAGCCGCGGCCGCCGGGCCAGAGTGAGGGCGATCTCCAGGCGCTTGGCCTCCCCGCCGGAGAGGCCGCCGCCCGCCTCACGCCCGAGGTAGTCGGCGGCGCACAGCCCCACCTGGGCCAGATAGCCCGCGGCCTCTTTACCCGCACCCGCTATGGTAAGAAGGTCTTTCAGCGTCAGGCCCTTGAACCGCACCGGCTGCTGAAAGGCGTAAGCGATGCCGGCCCGCGCCCGGTCCGTGATACCGGCGTCCGTAATGTCCCGCCCCTCCCAGAGGACACGCCCGGCGGTAGGCCGCACCAATCCCATGATGATCCGGGCCAGGGTGGTCTTGCCGCTGCCGTTGGGGCCCGTGAGGGCATACACCTGCCCCGGTTCGAGTTCCAGGTTAATGTCGTACAGGATGTCTTTGCGCTGTCCGTTTTCGCCCACGCTCAGGCTGATGTTCTCCAGCGTCAGCAAGGGCCTGCCCCTCCCTCGTTTTCCTAGTAAACCTACCATTTCACTTGTGATTATAACCAAAAAGGTGCCCCTGTGCAAGGGTTAGGGGACAGCCTGGAATGTTCCTTCGAAAGGAGCCCTGCG
Coding sequences:
- a CDS encoding SufD family Fe-S cluster assembly protein; the protein is MRLTATDKELLATIAELHGVPSGAYNIRRNGELVGRTSTAEIQIESKKDRPGINIFVAPGTKGKSVHIPVLLTASGLTDVVYNTFDIGADADVLVVAGCGIHNPGQEKSRHDGIHEFILHRGARMRYVERHYGEGPGTGERILNPKTVVTLEAGAQAELELVQIRGVDGTVRETEAAVGPRAHLVIRESVLTDGRQHADSSIAVELTGCGGSAEVLARSVAQGSSRQVFRARLTGRARARGHVACDSLIMDQAEISSLPELHAASPEAELTHEAAIGRIAGEQLLKLMTLGLSEEEAVETILAGFLGVNQALLAAHRN
- a CDS encoding ABC transporter ATP-binding protein encodes the protein MLTLENISLSVGENGQRKDILYDINLELEPGQVYALTGPNGSGKTTLARIIMGLVRPTAGRVLWEGRDITDAGITDRARAGIAYAFQQPVRFKGLTLKDLLTIAGAGKEAAGYLAQVGLCAADYLGREAGGGLSGGEAKRLEIALTLARRPRLAVFDEPEAGVDLWAQERLLNLVADSARRSAGASSLVITHSEKFLRQADVILLLEKGRLVEQGAPDAVWPHLAKDLACRWQAECGGEAGAADCYR
- a CDS encoding tetratricopeptide repeat protein, translated to MAEDAFAAVGEAVRQAQDLARAGRAAEACTLLAEKLALYPENPYLTVTLARLYLKTHRLAEAAALLDEVLTAHPAYGPALMAQAEAKELTGELEEAERLFALAWQMRPTPYLLRRRVNLLLKLGRPEAARELCRAELEKDKGNATLYALLGRAEEMAGNLEDAAAAYQEAVRLDPQNAFNRRRYLELKARLAGADALAETGRLLKAVHGRAAAEVHAWRAQELKRHQRFAEAAAEYEAAHALAPENNFYAEQLGFILHRLARYDEALPLLKAAAERRPEDQVVRSTLVKAFAAAGRAAEGAAFFTELVERYPHCRAIWGAVRRLEKAAGGENKK